In Desulfomonile tiedjei DSM 6799, a genomic segment contains:
- a CDS encoding SGNH/GDSL hydrolase family protein — MLKRVFVVGIIFAIAALVGLGVAEIYLQRLGYGNPPLYSYDPAIGYVLKPNQALKRVNNCRVSINSLGMRSPDYTSEKPANVFRTLLVGDSVPFGGSYIDQQDTFCSLAEQLLTEETGRKYQILNAGVNAYGPQNVLKYLETRGTYGADLVVVYFPWGNLRRDFTNFYVLPFWSTNPQWALNEFFRHLV, encoded by the coding sequence TTGCTCAAAAGAGTCTTTGTCGTCGGTATTATTTTCGCGATTGCGGCACTGGTAGGCCTCGGAGTGGCAGAGATATATCTGCAGCGGCTCGGGTACGGAAATCCTCCGCTGTATTCATACGACCCGGCCATCGGATATGTGCTCAAGCCGAATCAGGCATTGAAACGGGTCAATAATTGCAGGGTATCTATCAATAGTCTGGGAATGAGGTCTCCAGATTACACCTCTGAAAAGCCTGCCAATGTGTTTCGCACACTCTTGGTCGGCGATTCGGTCCCATTCGGAGGAAGTTATATCGATCAGCAGGATACGTTTTGCTCTTTGGCCGAGCAGCTTCTTACGGAAGAAACCGGAAGGAAATACCAAATCTTGAATGCAGGGGTAAATGCGTACGGGCCGCAAAATGTGCTCAAGTATCTTGAAACACGAGGCACGTACGGAGCTGACCTCGTTGTGGTATATTTTCCATGGGGGAATTTAAGGCGGGATTTTACGAACTTTTATGTTCTACCTTTCTGGAGCACGAATCCGCAGTGGGCTCTCAATGAGTTCTTTCGCCATCTGGTATGA